The genomic window CGGAGAACTCGAACTGAATGCTGGTATCCTGAGGTACCGAAGCGAAGCGCTGCGAGAACACCTTATCCTTCATCTCCACCACTGCCGTACCGTCCAGGAGGATTGTGCCCGTCCGCGGTTTCAAGATGCGCGCTATCGTCCGTAAGAGTGTCGTCTTGCCCGAGCCGTTCGGTCCGATGATGCCCAGTAGCTCGCCCGTTGATGCCGTGACGTCCACACCTTCCAGCACCTTCTTGCTGCCGTAGTACGCGTCCACGTCCTTTATCTCGAGCGCCATCGCCATCCGTCCCCGGTAGCAGTAATTAGGTCACGTCAGGTGCCGCTTCTTCCTCGCTCACCGCGATCTTTACCAGCGCTGGCCTGATGACCTTGCCGCGGAACACAAACCCTTTGCGCAGCACTTCGCGCACGCTGTTCCCCGCCTCGCCTTCTTCTGCAGGCACCCGGGCTAGCACCTCGTGCCTGAAAGGATCGAATTGCATGCCGTCCGCCTGGATCTCCTCGAGCCCCTCACGTTTCATCAGCTCCATGAGCTGCTTCAGCGTCAACGCCACGCCCTCCAGCAGCCCTGCTGAATTCCCGGTCGCCTTCGCGTGATCAACGGCGACCTCTAAGCTCTCCCGGATCGGTAGCAGATCGAGCATGAAGCATTCGCAGAGCCGATCACCAAGCTCGCACTTCTCACGCTCAACAAATCGCTTGTAATTCTCGAAATCCGCCCGCAGGTATTGCAGCTGGCTTAAATACTCCGATTCCTTGCCGGGGGATCGCTCTTCGGCCTTCTTCCGCTTCTCTGACAATTCCTCCTCCATGATCTCCAGGCCGTCGCCGATCGCATCCAGCTTCTGCTCAGTCAACCCGTTCTGATCCGCCAGCATCTCCTTGATACGCGCCAGCTCTTTCACGATACTGCTCAACGCGCTCTTGACACTCGCGAGTTCGCCTAACGCCGTTTCGACGTTCTTACTGCACGCCGCGGCATCGCGGGACAGACGCTCGATCCGCTCTTTAAAATCCCGTTCTCTGCGCTCGTTGCTCTTTTTCATCGTTCAGAAATAGACCACACCAGGTGATACCAGTACTTTATTACCCGTAGAACTAAAAATCATGATAGATCCACCCATGGTTTCTCCGGTTTACTATGCTGACGGTATCACTACTTGACGGCTATGTTGACGAGCCCACCTGCCTCGGTGTGCCGCCGTATATCAGTCCGTACCCACGCTATATCGCTGGCGCCGTCTGGCATCACGACCATACCGCACAGGTCGTGTATCGCACGATCGATCAACTCCGAGCAGAGCGATCGATTTTAGCGTTATTCGCACGATCTGATCTGGTCGTGGTCATTGCAGGCATGGCCGTTCCCGGTCGATACCTGTCGGGGTTCCCGGCCAGCCCGAACGAGCTTCTTGAATTCCTCGCGTGCCTGGAAAAGCCCGTGAAAGTGCTTTGCGGCCCGGCTGCCCGGTACGGGTTCGGGTTGGCGGGCGGTAAACCCGTGCGTGATCTCCAGTTCGTTGCACCGGTCTTTGACGTTATCGCGCAGGGTGATGGTGAGGTCGTCGTGGCCGAGCTGCTACGCAACCAGTTAGACGCGGATGCGGTAGATCCCGCGCTCTGCCGAGTAAACGCCAGCATGATACGAGATCCCGCGGTAAAAGGCGCGCGAGTCGTGGCACAGCATCCGCTCTTCCCCCACTACCTCATCACTGAGATAGAGACGTATCGCGGATGCCCGCGCAGTATCCAGGGCGGCTGCTCGTTCTGCAGTGAGCCCAGCAAGGGTCCACCCGATTTCCGGCCCGTATCGGACATCCTGAGCGAGATCGCAGCGCTGTATCGCGCAGGCATTCGCCATTTCAGGCTCGGCAATCAGCCCTGCATCTTCTCCTATATGGCGAACGGCGCGGGTGAGGTGGAGTTCCCGGAGCCCAATCCGGACGCTCTCGAGCGATTGTTTCATGGCATTCGTGCGGTTGCGCCCGCGCTCAAAACGCTCCATATCGATAATGCCAATCCGGGCATCCTCGCGCGCTATCCCCGGGAATGCAGCCGCATCGCGAAGAGCATCGTACGGTATCATACGTCCGGTGACGTCGCCGCACTTGGTGTGGAAAGCGTTGACCCGGTTGTGATCGCGCGGAACAATTTGAAGGC from Methanomicrobia archaeon includes these protein-coding regions:
- a CDS encoding nucleotide exchange factor GrpE, with translation MKKSNERRERDFKERIERLSRDAAACSKNVETALGELASVKSALSSIVKELARIKEMLADQNGLTEQKLDAIGDGLEIMEEELSEKRKKAEERSPGKESEYLSQLQYLRADFENYKRFVEREKCELGDRLCECFMLDLLPIRESLEVAVDHAKATGNSAGLLEGVALTLKQLMELMKREGLEEIQADGMQFDPFRHEVLARVPAEEGEAGNSVREVLRKGFVFRGKVIRPALVKIAVSEEEAAPDVT
- a CDS encoding radical SAM protein, producing the protein MTVSLLDGYVDEPTCLGVPPYISPYPRYIAGAVWHHDHTAQVVYRTIDQLRAERSILALFARSDLVVVIAGMAVPGRYLSGFPASPNELLEFLACLEKPVKVLCGPAARYGFGLAGGKPVRDLQFVAPVFDVIAQGDGEVVVAELLRNQLDADAVDPALCRVNASMIRDPAVKGARVVAQHPLFPHYLITEIETYRGCPRSIQGGCSFCSEPSKGPPDFRPVSDILSEIAALYRAGIRHFRLGNQPCIFSYMANGAGEVEFPEPNPDALERLFHGIRAVAPALKTLHIDNANPGILARYPRECSRIAKSIVRYHTSGDVAALGVESVDPVVIARNNLKADADEVLSAVKLLNEVGSARGANGLPELLPGLNFVFGLDGESKKTFPRDYQFLQRIMDEGLLLRRINLRQVIPIPGTKQFELGDKLVKRHKHEFQRLKHYIRTEIDRPMLKRVVPEGTILTDIYLEIHEGTVTFGRQLGSYPLLVGIPGVLSLHNFLDAKVIGYGYRSITAVPYPLAINTASLETLTALPGVGAKRAMRIAARRPFGNADELIQALDDPKLGQKLLEYITLK